In Candidatus Poribacteria bacterium, a genomic segment contains:
- a CDS encoding sulfatase-like hydrolase/transferase, translating to MSKRPNILFLMTDQMQGRVLEPDNPCIMPNLDRLASRGVRFRRAYTPNAVCSPARASLMTGLLPHNHGVLEVIHCVDPDQSCLRTEKPHWAQRLAQAGYRTGYFGKWHIERTNRLERFGWQVNGVSGGELYRKHRSSILKCSSTPRYLLSRKINLPPGYQEKLLYGVVDQPPEERGMGITTSLALKFLDEVTRGSDPWCCFVSVSEPHDPFIAGQEAFRLYGSIQLPPNARDDLSDKPGIYRKAARTWADMTDREKREAATCYYASITEIDQQFGKLIDLIEERGELENTIIVFTTDHGELLGAHGLYCKNYSAFEEVYNIPLIICGPGVAQGAVTNARVGLHDLCPTLLEMVGLDPIDVPDSRSFTPVLRDPEGKSANFATGYAEYHGTRYKLTQRVLWDGEWKFVFNGFDFDELYNLDDDPYEMENLAGDPAYQGLVQEMMAKIWKIIGETGDHSLYNSHYPALRVAPYGPLISS from the coding sequence ATGTCAAAACGGCCCAATATCTTGTTTCTCATGACGGATCAAATGCAGGGACGGGTTCTGGAGCCCGACAATCCCTGTATAATGCCTAACCTCGACCGCCTGGCATCACGCGGCGTCCGGTTCAGACGAGCTTACACGCCTAACGCCGTTTGCTCTCCGGCGCGCGCCAGTCTGATGACGGGGCTCCTGCCACACAATCACGGGGTCCTGGAGGTCATTCACTGCGTGGATCCCGATCAGAGCTGTCTTCGAACCGAAAAGCCCCATTGGGCGCAGAGACTCGCTCAGGCCGGATATCGAACCGGATATTTCGGCAAATGGCATATCGAGAGGACGAACCGGCTTGAGAGGTTCGGCTGGCAGGTCAACGGCGTCAGCGGAGGGGAGCTTTATAGAAAACATAGGAGCTCAATCCTCAAATGTTCATCAACTCCCAGATACCTTCTCTCAAGGAAGATCAATCTCCCCCCAGGATATCAGGAGAAGCTTCTATACGGAGTTGTGGATCAGCCGCCTGAGGAACGGGGGATGGGGATCACTACCAGCTTGGCGCTAAAATTCCTCGACGAGGTCACGCGGGGTTCGGATCCGTGGTGTTGTTTCGTCAGCGTCTCCGAGCCTCATGATCCCTTCATAGCAGGTCAGGAGGCGTTTCGGCTTTATGGCTCGATACAACTGCCGCCCAACGCGCGCGATGACCTGAGCGATAAGCCGGGGATCTACCGGAAAGCCGCCAGAACATGGGCCGATATGACCGATAGGGAGAAACGGGAGGCGGCCACATGCTATTATGCCTCTATCACCGAGATAGATCAGCAGTTCGGCAAACTCATCGATCTGATCGAGGAGAGAGGAGAGCTGGAGAACACAATAATCGTCTTCACCACCGATCACGGCGAGCTCCTGGGAGCTCACGGTCTGTATTGCAAGAACTACTCGGCCTTCGAGGAGGTTTATAACATCCCGCTTATCATCTGCGGGCCCGGTGTGGCTCAGGGCGCCGTCACGAACGCCAGGGTTGGACTTCACGATCTATGCCCCACGCTCCTGGAGATGGTTGGCCTCGATCCGATAGATGTGCCCGACTCCCGATCCTTCACACCCGTTTTGAGGGACCCCGAGGGCAAGTCGGCGAACTTCGCCACCGGATATGCCGAGTATCACGGCACGCGATATAAGCTGACGCAGCGGGTGTTGTGGGATGGGGAGTGGAAGTTCGTGTTCAACGGGTTCGATTTCGATGAGCTTTACAATCTGGACGATGATCCGTATGAGATGGAAAACCTTGCTGGGGATCCCGCCTATCAGGGACTTGTCCAGGAGATGATGGCGAAGATCTGGAAAATTATCGGGGAGACGGGGGATCATTCGCTTTACAACTCACATTACCCTGCGCTTCGAGTTGCCCCGTATGGCCCGCTGATCTCATCCTGA
- a CDS encoding ABC transporter ATP-binding protein: MIEVRDLWKIYRMGEVEVHALRGVSFDVERGEFVAIMGPSGSGKSTLMDILGCLAKPTRGLYRLEGEEVGKLSDNKLAEIRNRKIGFVFQAFNLLPRTTALHNVELPLIYAGVSRKERRRRAIEALEAVGLGDRIHHRSNELSGGQIQRVAIARALVNNPSIIFADEPTGNLDTKSSQEIMRIFEELNRQGNTIIMVTHEADIAAHAKRIIHLRDGMIEADERITP; encoded by the coding sequence CTGATCGAGGTCAGGGATCTCTGGAAGATATACAGGATGGGAGAGGTTGAGGTTCATGCCCTCAGGGGAGTCTCATTTGATGTGGAGAGAGGTGAGTTCGTGGCGATCATGGGGCCTTCCGGATCGGGGAAATCCACCCTCATGGATATCCTCGGCTGCCTGGCTAAACCGACCAGGGGTTTATACAGGCTTGAGGGCGAGGAGGTGGGGAAGCTGTCGGATAACAAGCTCGCTGAGATACGGAACAGGAAGATAGGCTTCGTGTTTCAGGCCTTCAATTTGCTGCCCAGAACCACGGCCCTCCACAATGTGGAACTGCCTTTGATCTACGCCGGCGTAAGCCGTAAGGAGAGAAGGAGGCGAGCGATAGAAGCGCTTGAGGCGGTCGGTTTGGGCGATAGAATACACCACAGATCCAACGAGCTTTCAGGCGGACAGATACAACGTGTTGCTATAGCAAGGGCGCTCGTCAATAACCCCTCCATCATCTTCGCCGACGAGCCCACCGGAAACCTCGACACCAAATCCAGCCAGGAGATAATGAGGATCTTCGAGGAGCTTAACCGCCAGGGCAACACCATAATTATGGTCACACATGAGGCGGACATAGCCGCTCACGCCAAAAGGATAATCCATCTTCGCGATGGCATGATAGAGGCGGATGAGAGGATCACCCCTTGA